In Triticum aestivum cultivar Chinese Spring chromosome 5B, IWGSC CS RefSeq v2.1, whole genome shotgun sequence, the following proteins share a genomic window:
- the LOC123115743 gene encoding probable carboxylesterase 13 produces MTEACCKTAIVHTLRFRSSETRPRATAAMDPDTEVDFDFSPFLIRYKSGRVHRLMGASRVDAGTEAATGVTCKDVVIDADAGLAARLYLPKDVPRSEKLPVLVYFHGGAFAVHSAFSGTHYRFLNALVAAAGVVAVSVDYRLAPEHPLPAAYDDAWAALSWALASCGPAGREPWLAEHGDSARVFVAGDSAGANIAHNMATRAGSSENGLPASAEIEGLVLLHPYFRGKDLVPSEGADPRFLQRVERSWGFVCAGRYGTDHPFINPLAMPAEEWAALGCRRALVTVAELDTMRDRGRMYVEALRGSAWTGEEAVLYQTDGEGHVYFLEKSGWGDKAEREMGAVVSFIRRS; encoded by the coding sequence ATGACCGAGGCGTGCTGCAAAACTGCAATCGTGCACACACTTCGCTTCCGCTCGTCGGAAACTCGACCGCGCGCGACTGCGGCCATGGATCCGGACACCGAGGTCGACTTCGACTTCTCGCCGTTCCTCATCCGCTACAAGAGCGGCCGCGTCCACCGTCTCATGGGCGCGTCGAGAGTCGACGCCGGCACGGAAGCCGCCACAGGCGTCACCTGCAAGGACGTCGTCATCGACGCCGATGCCGGCCTGGCCGCGCGGCTGTACCTGCCGAAGGACGTGCCCCGGTCCGAGAAGCTCCCCGTCCTCGTCTACTTCCACGGGGGCGCCTTCGCCGTCCACTCGGCCTTCTCCGGCACGCACTACCGCTTCCTCAACGCCCTCGTGGCCGCGGCCGGCGTCGTCGCCGTCTCCGTTGACTACCGCCTCGCGCCAGAACACCCGCTCCCGGCCGCCTACGACGACGCGTGGGCCGCGCTCAGCTGGGCCCTGGCGAGCTGCGGCCCCGCCGGGCGGGAGCCGTGGCTGGCCGAGCACGGCGACTCCGCGCGCGTCTTCGTCGCGGGCGACAGCGCCGGCGCCAACATCGCACACAACATGGCAACAAGGGCCGGCAGCAGCGAGAACGGGCTGCCGGCGAGCGCGGAGATCGAGGGGCTGGTGCTCCTGCACCCGTACTTCCGCGGCAAGGATCTGGTGCCGTCGGAGGGGGCGGACCCCAGGTTCCTGCAGAGGGTGGAGAGGTCGTGGGGCTTCGTGTGCGCGGGGAGGTACGGGACCGACCACCCGTTCATCAACCCGCTGGCGATGCCGGCGGAGGAGTGGGCGGCGCTCGGCTGCCGGCGAGCACTTGTCACTGTGGCGGAGCTGGACACGATGCGGGACAGGGGCCGGATGTACGTGGAGGCGCTGAGGGGGAGCGCGTGGACAGGGGAGGAGGCGGTGCTGTACCAGACCGACGGCGAGGGGCACGTCTACTTCCTGGAGAAGTCCGGCTGGGGCGACAAGGCGGAGAGGGAGATGGGCGCCGTCGTCTCGTTCATCAGGCGGAGCTAA